A genomic stretch from Arachis stenosperma cultivar V10309 chromosome 3, arast.V10309.gnm1.PFL2, whole genome shotgun sequence includes:
- the LOC130965782 gene encoding uncharacterized protein LOC130965782 produces the protein MVRCVYKVISKVLVRRMRQVMPELVGETQSAFVKGRKIHDGVLIACETVNWLKRRKEEAAIIKWRSWVMECVTTVFMSVLINDVLHWMIGEAIRNGRILPLLVGIDSIELSHLQFADGTILFCPPEDETIKNYKRLLRCFELMSGLSINFDKSSLIPMPKVVAEKLISLQSGFLWRKEDGSNGMALVKWEVVQAPKKVVCSCNNLNPNELLSTQVLPTKGGPWKDICQLQITNQHIRDKMVTGLSMEVGDGQRTRFWEDVWLLYGSLKDRFPRFFSISNQCRSVIGDCGF, from the exons ATGGTTAGGTGCGTATACAAGGTTATTTCCAAGGTATTGGTTAGGAGGATGAGACAAGTAATGCCAGAGCTAGTAGGGGAGACTCAGAGTGCATTTGTGAAAGGTAGGAAAATACATGATGGGGTACTTATCGCATGTGAAACTGTAAACTGGCTTAAGCGGAGGAAGGAGGAGGCAGCGATAATCAA ATGGAGATCGTGGGTTATGGAGTGTGTGACAACAGTTTTTATGTCAGTCTTGATAAATG ATGTGCTACATTGGATGATCGGAGAGGCAATCAGGAATGGCCGTATATTACCATTGTTGGTTGGGATAGATAGTATAGAGTTATCGCATCTCCAGTTTGCAGATGGTACAATTCTGTTTTGTCCACCAGAAGATGAGACTATCAAGAACTACAAGCGACTCTTGAGGTGCTTTGAGTTGATGTCAGGGCTCAGCATTAATTTTGACAAGTCGAGCTTGATTCCA ATGCCGAAAGTTGTTGCAGAAAAATTGATATCTTTGCAGAGTGGGTTCCTTTGGAGGAAGGAAGATGGAAGTAATGGGATGGCATTAGTTAAATGGGAAGTGGTGCAGGCCCCTAAGAAAGTGGTGTGCTCTTGTAACAATCTAAATCCTAATGAGCTACTGTCAACTCAAGTGCTACCTACTAAAGGAGGCCCCTGGAAGGATATATGCCAGTTACAAATAACAAATCAACATATAAGGGATAAGATGGTTACAGGCTTGTCCATGGAGGTTGGTGATGGGCAACGTACTCGCTTTTGGGAGGATGTATGGTTACTCTATGGATCGTTGAAGGATCGGTTCCCCAGGTTTTTCTCTATTTCAAACCAATGTAGATCTGTTATAGGGGATTGTGGGTTTTAG
- the LOC130970835 gene encoding uncharacterized protein LOC130970835, whose product MWRDPGVPADSFYEVRPECTDVPKSRFRIKAGKTLSERKWKAAFSPEGYLDIGKTLSRIHRGGIHPSIRGEVWEFLLGCYDPRSTIEERDEIRERRREQYAKWKEVCQNLFPLVGSGRFITAPVITEDGQPIHDPLVLLETHPDNGVIVPTPEAANAKPSCTAERVTDKRIIQWMLTLHQIGLDVLRTDRTLVFYEKKENLAKLWDILAVYAWIDTDVGYCQGMSDLCSPMIMLLSDEADAFWCFERLMRRLRGNFRCTDSSVGVEAQLTNLAEITQIIDPKLHQHLEHLGGGDYLFAFRMLMVLFRREFSFCDSLYLWEMMWALEYDPNLFWVYEEAEAEKSEEAKLRLKSMRHYGKYEREYMKNGAAKDAHPPLPISIFLVASVLKEKSAVLLQQARGLDDVVKILNDVNGNLDAKKACIAALKLHKKYLKKQAQQKALKAAAS is encoded by the exons ATGTGGAGAGATCCTGGAGTTCCTGCTGACTCTTTCTATGAAGTCCGCCCTGAATGCACTGATGTCCCCAAGTCTCGATTTAGAATCAag GCTGGTAAGACTCTAAGTGAAAGAAAGTGGAAAGCTGCATTTTCTCCAGAAGGATATTTAGATATAGGAAAGACTCTAAGCCGAATTCATCGTGGG ggAATCCATCCATCAATTAGAGGAGAAGTTTGGGAATTTCTACTTGGTTGCTATGATCCCAGGAGCACCATTGAGGAAAGAGATGAGATAAGGGAGCGCAGAAG GGAGCAATATGCTAAATGGAAGGAAGTGTGCCAAAACCTGTTTCCTCTGGTAGGAAGTGGGAGATTTATTACAGCACCTGTAATTACTGAAGATGGTCAACCAATTCATGATCCTTTGGTTCTTTTGGAAACACATCCTGACAATGGAGTAATTGTTCCAACTCCTGAGGCTGCCAATGCCAAACCTTCATGCACTGCTGAAAGGGTCACTGACAAGAGAATCATTCAATGGATGCTAACCCTCCATCAAatag GTCTTGACGTGCTTCGAACTGATAGAACACTAGTTTTTTATGAGAAGAAAGAGAACTTGGCCAAATTGTGGGATATTCTTGCTGTCTATGCTTGGATAGATACTGATGTTGGCTATTGTCAAG GAATGAGTGATCTATGCTCCCCTATGATAATGCTTCTAAGTGACGAAGCTGATGCATTTTGGTGCTTTGAGCGTCTAATGCGTAGACTG agagGAAACTTTAGATGCACCGATAGCTCTGTGGGGGTGGAGGCTCAACTAACCAATCTAGCTGAGATTACTCAAATAATTGATCCTAAACTTCATCAGCACTTAG AGCATCTTGGTGGTGGTGACTATCTCTTCGCTTTTCGAATGTTAATGGTTCTATTTCGTCGAGAATTTTCCTTTTGTGATTCGTTGTACCTGTGGGAG ATGATGTGGGCTCTAGAATATGATCCAAACTTGTTCTGGGTGTATGAAGAGGCAGAAGCAGAAAAATCAGAGGAAGCAAAACTAAGATTAAAGTCAATGCGTCATTATGGGAAGTATGAGAGAGAGTACATGAAGAATGGAGCAGCAAAAGATGCTCATCCTCCTCTTCCTATTTCTATTTTCCTTGTTGCCAgtgttttaaaagaaaaaagcgCCGTACTTCTCCAGCAAGCACGTGGCTTGGATGATGTTGTCAAG ATATTGAATGATGTAAATGGAAATCTTGACGCCAAAAAGGCTTGTATTGCGGCACTTAAACTTCACAAGAAATATTTGAAAAAG CAAGCACAGCAGAAAGCACTGAAAGCCGCAGCATCATAG